A DNA window from Streptomyces sp. 71268 contains the following coding sequences:
- a CDS encoding ABC transporter permease: MFRTALRNVLAHKARLLMTVLAVLLGVAFVAGTLVFTSTISDAYQKSSEKGFTNVDVAISPDDADDRDNPGDAPKLSQSLLDQVTKLPGAESATGTVTGFAAIPDKDGKLVGDGFTSSGGNYFPSKDGKDARYTMKEGHGPTNVREVALDSRTADRADYKIGDSIDVSVDGPVLKQKVVGIFTTDDGNVAAGGSLALFDTKTAQKLYAEPGKFTGIELKAKPGTTQEALKAQVEKVLPERTEVETGEKLADDQAKDIENELSGMRTGMLAFAGIALFVGIFIIANTFTMLVAQRTKELALMRAVGASRRQVTRSVLIEATVVGSIAAVTGLLAGIGIGAGLRSLLNSSGATVPDGPLVITPTTIGASLFVGIVVTVLAAWLPGRRAAKIPPIAAMGSVHAPPTTRGLVVRNSIGALFAGVGIALVLAATTMDDGKGPMGLGAGLLMIGVFVLTPLLSRPLIAAAAPVLRIFGMPGKLARQNAVRNPRRTAATASALMIGLTLITGLTVIAGGIQNAIDKMARDSLKADYIVSMASMTPLAPEVGEKLERQPEVEKSSPLRLSPSRIDGKKTDLAGVNGKAIGDLTKLEFTEGSFAGLGGNRVVVDKDLAEDRGWKVGSSLTTTFEDGKKSRLVVSGVYEGNVIISGVMIDNATLTPHVKDIADFQVLLKTKGGLSDDTKKSLEKALGDNPAVKVQTMDDVSNDIAKLINLMLNMLYGLLAMAVIVAVLGVVNTLAMSVFERSQEIGMLRAIGLDRKGIKRMVRLESLVISLFGGVLGIGLGVFFGWAAGELIGPSLGTYELVLPWGRMGLFLVLAALVGVLAALWPARRAAKLNMLTAIKAE; this comes from the coding sequence ATGTTCCGTACCGCCCTGCGCAACGTGCTCGCGCACAAGGCCAGACTGCTGATGACCGTCCTCGCCGTGTTGCTCGGCGTGGCGTTCGTCGCCGGCACCCTGGTCTTCACCTCGACCATCTCCGACGCGTACCAGAAGAGCTCCGAGAAGGGGTTCACCAACGTCGACGTCGCGATCAGCCCCGACGACGCCGACGACAGGGACAACCCGGGCGACGCGCCCAAGCTGAGCCAGTCCCTGCTCGACCAGGTGACGAAGCTGCCGGGCGCGGAGTCCGCGACCGGCACCGTGACGGGCTTCGCCGCGATACCCGACAAGGACGGCAAGCTCGTCGGCGACGGGTTCACCTCCTCCGGCGGCAACTACTTCCCGTCCAAGGACGGCAAGGACGCGCGCTACACGATGAAGGAGGGCCACGGCCCGACCAACGTGCGTGAGGTGGCGCTCGACTCCCGGACCGCGGACCGCGCCGACTACAAGATCGGCGACAGCATCGACGTGTCGGTCGACGGCCCCGTCCTGAAGCAGAAGGTCGTCGGCATCTTCACCACCGACGACGGCAACGTCGCGGCGGGCGGCAGCCTCGCGCTGTTCGACACCAAGACCGCGCAGAAGCTGTACGCGGAGCCCGGCAAGTTCACCGGCATCGAGCTGAAGGCCAAGCCGGGCACCACGCAGGAGGCGCTCAAGGCGCAGGTCGAGAAGGTCCTGCCGGAGCGGACCGAGGTCGAGACCGGCGAGAAGCTCGCGGACGACCAGGCCAAGGACATCGAGAACGAACTGAGCGGCATGCGGACCGGCATGCTCGCCTTCGCCGGGATCGCCCTGTTCGTCGGCATCTTCATCATCGCCAACACCTTCACCATGCTCGTCGCGCAGCGCACCAAGGAGCTGGCGCTGATGCGCGCGGTCGGCGCCAGCCGCCGCCAGGTGACCCGCTCGGTGCTCATCGAGGCGACGGTCGTGGGCTCGATCGCCGCCGTGACCGGCCTGCTCGCCGGCATCGGCATCGGCGCCGGGCTGCGCTCGCTGCTGAACTCCAGCGGCGCCACCGTCCCGGACGGCCCGCTGGTGATCACGCCCACGACGATCGGCGCCTCGCTCTTCGTCGGCATCGTGGTGACCGTGCTGGCCGCCTGGCTGCCCGGCCGCCGCGCGGCGAAGATCCCGCCGATCGCCGCGATGGGCAGCGTGCACGCCCCGCCGACCACGCGTGGCCTGGTGGTGCGCAACAGCATCGGCGCGCTCTTCGCCGGTGTCGGCATCGCCCTGGTCCTGGCCGCGACCACCATGGACGACGGCAAGGGTCCGATGGGTCTGGGCGCCGGGCTGCTGATGATCGGCGTCTTCGTCCTGACGCCGCTGCTCTCCCGTCCGCTGATCGCGGCCGCTGCACCGGTGCTGCGGATCTTCGGGATGCCCGGCAAGCTCGCCCGGCAGAACGCGGTGCGCAACCCGCGCCGCACGGCCGCCACGGCCTCCGCGCTGATGATCGGCCTGACCCTGATCACCGGCCTGACCGTGATCGCCGGTGGCATACAGAACGCCATCGACAAGATGGCCCGGGACTCGCTCAAGGCCGACTACATCGTCAGCATGGCCAGCATGACCCCGCTCGCCCCCGAGGTGGGCGAGAAGCTGGAGAGGCAGCCCGAGGTCGAGAAGTCCAGCCCGCTGCGGCTGTCGCCGTCCCGGATCGACGGCAAGAAGACGGACCTGGCAGGCGTCAACGGCAAGGCCATCGGCGACCTGACGAAGCTGGAGTTCACCGAGGGCTCCTTCGCCGGGCTCGGCGGCAACCGGGTCGTCGTCGACAAGGACCTCGCCGAGGACCGCGGTTGGAAGGTCGGCTCCTCGCTGACCACGACCTTCGAGGACGGCAAGAAGAGCCGCCTGGTGGTGTCGGGCGTCTACGAGGGCAACGTGATCATCTCCGGCGTGATGATCGACAACGCCACCCTCACCCCGCACGTGAAGGACATCGCCGACTTCCAGGTCCTGCTGAAGACCAAGGGCGGCCTGAGCGACGACACCAAGAAGTCGCTGGAGAAGGCGCTGGGTGACAACCCGGCCGTCAAGGTCCAGACGATGGACGACGTCTCCAACGACATAGCCAAGCTGATCAACCTGATGTTGAACATGCTCTACGGGCTGCTCGCGATGGCCGTGATCGTCGCGGTGCTCGGAGTGGTCAACACGCTGGCCATGTCGGTCTTCGAGCGGTCGCAGGAGATCGGCATGCTGCGGGCCATCGGCCTGGACCGCAAGGGCATCAAGCGGATGGTGCGGCTGGAGTCGCTGGTCATCTCGCTCTTCGGCGGCGTGCTCGGCATCGGTCTCGGCGTGTTCTTCGGCTGGGCCGCCGGCGAGCTGATCGGCCCGAGCCTGGGCACGTACGAACTGGTCCTGCCGTGGGGCCGGATGGGTCTCTTCCTCGTCCTCGCCGCGCTGGTCGGCGTGCTGGCCGCGCTGTGGCCGGCCCGCCGGGCCGCGAAGCTGAACATGCTCACGGCGATCAAGGCGGAGTAA
- a CDS encoding ABC transporter ATP-binding protein, translating into MTTTSTATRSTAVAARATDLRKVYGQGETQVVALGGVSVEFRQAEFTAIMGPSGSGKSTLMHCMAGLDSVSGGSAQIGNVELTTLKDKKLTQLRRDKIGFIFQAFNLLPTLNALENITLPMDIAGRKPDKQWLDMVVETVGLSGRLKHRPNQLSGGQQQRVAVARALAGKPEIMFADEPTGNLDSRSGAEVLGFLRNSVRELGQTVVMVTHDPVAAGYADRVVFLADGQIVDELYEPTADAVLDRMKRFDAKGRTS; encoded by the coding sequence GTGACCACCACCTCCACCGCCACCCGCAGCACCGCGGTGGCCGCACGCGCAACGGATCTTCGCAAGGTCTACGGACAGGGCGAGACCCAGGTAGTGGCCCTCGGTGGTGTCTCCGTCGAGTTCCGGCAGGCCGAGTTCACCGCGATCATGGGCCCCTCCGGCTCCGGCAAGTCCACGCTCATGCACTGCATGGCCGGCCTGGACTCGGTCTCCGGCGGCTCGGCCCAGATCGGCAACGTCGAGCTGACGACCCTGAAGGACAAGAAGCTCACCCAGTTGCGCCGCGACAAGATCGGCTTCATCTTCCAGGCGTTCAACCTGCTGCCCACGCTGAACGCCCTGGAGAACATCACGCTCCCCATGGACATCGCGGGCCGCAAGCCCGACAAGCAGTGGCTCGACATGGTCGTGGAGACGGTCGGCCTCTCCGGGCGTCTCAAGCACCGGCCGAACCAGCTCTCCGGCGGTCAGCAGCAGCGCGTGGCCGTGGCCCGCGCCCTGGCCGGCAAGCCCGAGATCATGTTCGCCGACGAGCCGACCGGAAACCTCGACTCGCGCTCGGGCGCCGAGGTGCTGGGCTTCCTGCGCAACTCCGTGCGCGAGCTGGGCCAGACCGTCGTGATGGTCACCCACGACCCGGTGGCCGCGGGCTACGCGGACCGCGTGGTCTTCCTCGCCGACGGCCAGATCGTCGACGAGCTGTACGAGCCGACCGCCGACGCGGTCCTCGACCGTATGAAGCGCTTCGACGCCAAGGGCCGGACCAGTTGA